One segment of Macrotis lagotis isolate mMagLag1 chromosome 1, bilby.v1.9.chrom.fasta, whole genome shotgun sequence DNA contains the following:
- the HIKESHI gene encoding protein Hikeshi isoform X2: MIGGAGEGSQHPFGAMNITRTPTVAQIGISVELLDNLAQLTPVGNAAVSSVDSFTQFTQKMLDNFYNFASSFAVSQSQMTPSPSEVFIPANVVLKWYENFQRRLTQNPLFWKT, encoded by the exons GGGAAGGCAGCCAGCATCCTTTTGGAGCCATGAATATTACCCGTACTCCAACTGTTGCACAGATTGGCATTTCTGTGGAATTACTGGATAATCTTGCCCAGTTGACTCCCGTGGGCAATGCAGCTGTATCATCAGTTGATTCATTCACTCAG TTTACTCAGAAGATGTTGGACAACTTTTACAATTTTGCTTCATCATTTGCTGTGTCTCAGTCCCAAATGACACCAAGTCCATCCGAAGTTTTCATTCCAGCGAACGTGGTCCTGAAATG GTATGAAAACTTTCAAAGGCGACTAACCCAGAACCCGCTTTTTTGGAAAAcatga